One genomic region from Mangifera indica cultivar Alphonso chromosome 17, CATAS_Mindica_2.1, whole genome shotgun sequence encodes:
- the LOC123200390 gene encoding transcription factor MYBS3-like → MGRKCSHCGNIGHNSRTCTSLREDPAPSGLRLFGVHLDISSSFSLAIKKSLSMDALPSSASPSSSLVSIDEDKTSLGYLSDGLMGCRPPQERKKGVPWTEEEHRTFLIGLERLGKGDWRGISRNFVTTRTPTQVASHAQKYFLRQASLNKKKRRSSLFDLVGKNMTGGHTSFRQKFASSDQVIADLRQDVSTSHGRDQVVPIWLRQPKSSIDASKASSPDGEPADLELTLATPKPLAETKSSPKPLFIRPISVT, encoded by the exons ATGGGCAGAAAGTGCTCACATTGTGGCAACATTGGCCATAATTCAAGGACCTGCACTTCTTTGAGAGAAGATCCTGCACCTTCTGGGCTTCGGCTTTTCGGTGTTCACCTTGacatttcttcttcattttctcttgCCATAAAGAAGAGCCTCAGCATGGACGCTTTGCCTTCTTCAGCTTCACCCTCTTCTTCTCTAGTTTCCATTGATGAAGATAAAACTTCCCTGGGCTATCTTTCTGACGGCCTCATGGGCTGCCGTCCCccacaagaaagaaagaaag GAGTCCCATGGACGGAAGAGGAGCATCGAACATTTTTGATCGGCCTTGAGAGACTGGGAAAGGGAGACTGGAGGGGCATCTCAAGAAACTTTGTGACTACAAGAACCCCAACCCAGGTGGCTAGCCATGCTCAAAAGTATTTCCTTCGACAAGCTTCCCTCAACAAGAAGAAGCGACGTTCAAGCCTCTTTGATTtg GTTGGGAAAAATATGACTGGTGGCCACACTTCCTTTAGACAAAAATTTGCTTCAAGTGATCAAGTGATTGCTGATCTTCGTCAAGATGTGTCAACTTCGCACGGCCGTGATCAGGTGGTGCCCATTTGGCTACGGCAGCCTAAATCTTCCATCGATGCATCGAAAGCATCGAGCCCAGATGGGGAACCAGCGGATTTAGAGCTCACCCTTGCCACCCCAAAGCCTTTGGCAGAAACGAAATCTTCTCCTAAACCTCTCTTCATCAGACCTATCAGTGTTACCTGA
- the LOC123200123 gene encoding probable acyl-[acyl-carrier-protein]--UDP-N-acetylglucosamine O-acyltransferase, mitochondrial isoform X1: MSLLMKIRKSSLSSLSIFSFQSFFTTLPHFSGEKKETSSFIHPTAVVHPNAIIGQDVSIGPFCTIGSSARLGNGCQLYPLSHIFGNSELGEHCVLMTGAVVGDNLPGQTVLGCNNIIGHHAVVGVKCQDMKYQPGEECFLDVGNNNEIREHASIHRSSKSSDRTVIGDSNLIMGSCHIAHDCKIGNNNIFANNTLLAGHVVVEDYTHTAGAIVVHQFCHVGSFSFIGGGSVVSQDVPKYTMVAGERAELRGLNFEGLCRRGFTVSEIKSLRMAYRKIFMRVDVNNVGFEECLTEVEQDENLSKVPAVCSMVQSIRDSLAENRRGICKFRQWSRL, translated from the exons ATGAGCCTCCTCATGAAAATTCGAAAATCATCTCTTTCTTCCCTctcaattttctcttttcagagCTTCTTCACAACACTCCCAC ATTTTTCTGGCGAGAAGAAGGAGACTAGTAGCTTCATTCACCCCACAGCGGTTGTTCATCCAAATGCCATAATTGGTCAG GATGTTTCAATTGGTCCATTTTGTACCATTGGGTCTTCTGCAAGGCTTGGGAATGGTTGTCAATTGTATCCCTTAAGCCATATTTTTGGAAATTCAGAATTGGGTGAGCACTGCGTTTTGATGAC TGGTGCTGTAGTTGGTGACAATCTTCCTGGACAAACTGTCTTAGGGTGCAATAACATTATTGGACACCATGCTGTGGTTGGTGTCAAATGCCAGGACATGAAATACCAG CCAGGGGAGGAATGTTTCCTTGATGTTGGAAACAACAATGAGATCAGAGAGCATGCCTCAATTCACCGATCTTCAAAATCAAGCGATAGAACG GTTATTGGTGATAGCAATCTCATCATGGGTTCGTGTCATATTGCTCATGACTGTAAGATAGGCAACAATAACATATTTGCGAACAATACTCTTCTAGCAGGTCATGTTGTTGTGGAA GACTATACTCACACTGCAGGAGCAATTGTTGTTCATCAGTTCTGCCATGTTggctcattttctttcattggTGGGGGTTCTGTG GTATCACAAGATGTCCCCAAGTACACAATGGTAGCTGGAGAAAGAGCTGAGCTTCGTGGTTTAAATTTCGAAGGTCTTTGTCGTCGTGGATTCACGGTCTCAGAG ATTAAGAGTTTGAGAATGGCATATCGAAAGATATTTATGCGTGTTGATGTGAATAATGTGGGTTTTGAAGAATGTCTCACTGAAGTG GAACAGGATGAAAACTTGAGTAAAGTTCCTGCTGTATGTTCAATGGTGCAGTCTATTCGTGATTCTTTGGCCGAAAATCGCCGTGGGATATGCAAGTTTAGACAATGGAGTAGATTATGA
- the LOC123200123 gene encoding probable acyl-[acyl-carrier-protein]--UDP-N-acetylglucosamine O-acyltransferase, mitochondrial isoform X2: MSLLMKIRKSSLSSLSIFSFQSFFTTLPHFSGEKKETSSFIHPTAVVHPNAIIGQDVSIGPFCTIGSSARLGNGCQLYPLSHIFGNSELGEHCVLMTGAVVGDNLPGQTVLGCNNIIGHHAVVGVKCQDMKYQPGEECFLDVGNNNEIREHASIHRSSKSSDRTVIGDSNLIMGSCHIAHDCKIGNNNIFANNTLLAGHVVVEVSQDVPKYTMVAGERAELRGLNFEGLCRRGFTVSEIKSLRMAYRKIFMRVDVNNVGFEECLTEVEQDENLSKVPAVCSMVQSIRDSLAENRRGICKFRQWSRL, encoded by the exons ATGAGCCTCCTCATGAAAATTCGAAAATCATCTCTTTCTTCCCTctcaattttctcttttcagagCTTCTTCACAACACTCCCAC ATTTTTCTGGCGAGAAGAAGGAGACTAGTAGCTTCATTCACCCCACAGCGGTTGTTCATCCAAATGCCATAATTGGTCAG GATGTTTCAATTGGTCCATTTTGTACCATTGGGTCTTCTGCAAGGCTTGGGAATGGTTGTCAATTGTATCCCTTAAGCCATATTTTTGGAAATTCAGAATTGGGTGAGCACTGCGTTTTGATGAC TGGTGCTGTAGTTGGTGACAATCTTCCTGGACAAACTGTCTTAGGGTGCAATAACATTATTGGACACCATGCTGTGGTTGGTGTCAAATGCCAGGACATGAAATACCAG CCAGGGGAGGAATGTTTCCTTGATGTTGGAAACAACAATGAGATCAGAGAGCATGCCTCAATTCACCGATCTTCAAAATCAAGCGATAGAACG GTTATTGGTGATAGCAATCTCATCATGGGTTCGTGTCATATTGCTCATGACTGTAAGATAGGCAACAATAACATATTTGCGAACAATACTCTTCTAGCAGGTCATGTTGTTGTGGAA GTATCACAAGATGTCCCCAAGTACACAATGGTAGCTGGAGAAAGAGCTGAGCTTCGTGGTTTAAATTTCGAAGGTCTTTGTCGTCGTGGATTCACGGTCTCAGAG ATTAAGAGTTTGAGAATGGCATATCGAAAGATATTTATGCGTGTTGATGTGAATAATGTGGGTTTTGAAGAATGTCTCACTGAAGTG GAACAGGATGAAAACTTGAGTAAAGTTCCTGCTGTATGTTCAATGGTGCAGTCTATTCGTGATTCTTTGGCCGAAAATCGCCGTGGGATATGCAAGTTTAGACAATGGAGTAGATTATGA